In a genomic window of Deinococcus ruber:
- a CDS encoding glycoside hydrolase family 13 protein, which translates to MHPSPLSQVPWWQDAVVYQVYPRSFQDSDGDGVGDLRGVISRLAYLQRLGIDVIWLSPIFASPNDDNGYDISDYRAILPEFGTLADFQELLAKAHDYGLKVMLDLVVNHSSDQHPWFVEARTDPQSEKRDYYIWKKPVDGGLPTRWQAYFGGPVWELDEASGEYYLHLFSPHQPDLNWENPALRHEIYGMMRFWMDLGIDGWRMDTINMLSKDPAYLEGDPIPGTTLTNGWPHFLNGPQIHTYLQEMHHEVLAHYDVMTVGETPEVSPQVGSLYSHPARHELNMVFHFEHVFLGDGERGKWSDGPWTLPELKQILARWQVELHGRGWNSLYWDNHDQPRAVSRFGHDRDYRVPSAKLLATILLFMQGTPYIYQGQELGMTNVKFESVEHYRDLESLNGAKELREQHGWDDARIPAALHARSRDNARTPMHWTTGRNAGFSSGTPWIGVNPNFLQINAEQAEADPDSVWHHYRRTIALRKSLPVVRDGTFELLAADHPTLFAYVRRSGQTQLLVIGHFSEQRGSYVLPEGFADGEVISNNLTHLEVQDGELTLQPYQAVVIQGN; encoded by the coding sequence ATGCATCCATCTCCTCTCTCGCAGGTGCCGTGGTGGCAGGACGCCGTGGTGTATCAAGTCTATCCGCGCAGCTTTCAGGACAGCGACGGCGACGGTGTAGGCGATCTGCGCGGCGTGATCTCTCGGCTCGCGTATCTGCAGCGGCTGGGCATCGACGTGATCTGGCTGTCACCGATCTTCGCGTCTCCCAATGACGACAACGGCTACGACATCAGCGACTACCGCGCTATTTTGCCGGAGTTCGGCACGCTCGCCGATTTCCAGGAGTTGCTGGCGAAGGCCCACGACTATGGCCTGAAGGTTATGCTTGATCTGGTCGTCAACCATTCCAGCGATCAGCATCCGTGGTTTGTGGAGGCCCGCACCGATCCACAGTCCGAAAAACGCGACTACTACATCTGGAAGAAGCCGGTGGACGGCGGCCTGCCGACCCGCTGGCAGGCGTATTTTGGCGGCCCGGTCTGGGAACTGGACGAGGCATCGGGGGAGTACTATCTGCACCTATTCAGCCCCCATCAGCCTGATCTGAACTGGGAGAACCCCGCCCTGCGACATGAAATCTACGGCATGATGCGCTTCTGGATGGACCTCGGTATCGACGGCTGGCGCATGGATACCATCAACATGCTCTCAAAGGACCCAGCCTATCTGGAAGGTGATCCGATTCCCGGCACCACCCTGACCAATGGCTGGCCGCATTTCCTGAATGGACCGCAGATTCACACCTACCTTCAGGAAATGCACCACGAGGTCCTGGCCCACTATGACGTGATGACGGTGGGCGAGACGCCGGAGGTCAGCCCGCAGGTGGGATCGCTCTATAGCCACCCAGCGCGGCATGAACTGAACATGGTGTTCCACTTCGAGCATGTCTTTCTGGGTGACGGCGAGCGTGGGAAATGGAGCGACGGCCCCTGGACGCTGCCAGAACTCAAACAGATCTTAGCCCGCTGGCAGGTCGAGTTGCATGGCCGAGGCTGGAACAGTCTGTACTGGGACAACCACGATCAGCCGCGCGCCGTGTCGCGCTTCGGTCATGACCGCGACTACCGGGTGCCGAGTGCCAAGCTGCTCGCGACGATCCTGCTGTTCATGCAGGGCACGCCGTACATCTACCAGGGTCAGGAACTCGGCATGACCAACGTGAAGTTCGAGAGTGTGGAACACTACCGCGATCTGGAGAGTCTGAACGGGGCAAAGGAACTCCGTGAACAGCATGGCTGGGACGACGCGCGGATTCCGGCGGCCTTGCATGCACGCAGCCGTGACAACGCCCGCACGCCGATGCACTGGACAACGGGGCGAAACGCCGGATTCAGTAGCGGCACGCCCTGGATCGGGGTCAATCCTAACTTCCTGCAGATCAATGCCGAGCAGGCCGAAGCCGACCCAGACTCGGTGTGGCATCACTATCGTCGCACCATCGCCCTGCGAAAGTCGCTGCCAGTGGTGCGGGACGGCACTTTCGAACTGCTGGCAGCTGATCATCCCACGCTGTTCGCCTACGTGCGGCGTAGTGGCCAAACCCAACTGCTGGTGATAGGCCACTTCTCGGAGCAGAGAGGGAGCTACGTGCTGCCCGAAGGATTCGCGGACGGTGAGGTGATCAGCAACAATCTGACGCACCTTGAGGTCCAGGACGGGGAACTGACGTTGCAGCCGTATCAGGCTGTCGTGATCCAGGGGAACTGA